A genomic region of Chlorobaculum parvum NCIB 8327 contains the following coding sequences:
- a CDS encoding NADH-quinone oxidoreductase subunit A, with product MDQTLSNFGTVFVFLVLGIVFVVGGYLTARMLRPSRPNEEKLSTYECGEPAVGSAWVKFNIRFYVVALIFIIFDVEVVFLYPWATVFKQLGMFALVEVLIFAGILVLGLVYAWVKGDLDWVRPTPNIPKMPELPKRHSSGRSNG from the coding sequence ATGGATCAGACGTTAAGCAATTTTGGTACCGTTTTCGTGTTCCTCGTCCTCGGTATCGTGTTTGTGGTGGGTGGTTACCTGACGGCGAGAATGCTCCGCCCGAGCAGGCCCAACGAGGAAAAGCTTTCAACCTATGAGTGCGGTGAGCCGGCTGTGGGTAGTGCCTGGGTCAAATTCAATATCCGCTTTTACGTTGTCGCCCTTATCTTTATCATCTTCGATGTCGAGGTGGTGTTCCTCTATCCCTGGGCAACGGTTTTTAAGCAGCTCGGTATGTTTGCGCTTGTCGAGGTGCTGATTTTTGCCGGCATTCTTGTGCTGGGACTTGTTTATGCATGGGTGAAGGGTGACCTGGACTGGGTGCGTCCGACTCCGAATATCCCGAAAATGCCGGAGCTGCCGAAACGGCACTCGTCTGGTCGTTCGAACGGATAA
- a CDS encoding tetratricopeptide repeat protein gives MNDKEPIAPLTDDHATAREGQYREALEHIEAGKYHQAIELLNVLAGPASRDARIRYARAVALLSTGLYRQAGTDLVFTVVLDREFLPAYRHLGYVLLSMGKEEAAIKVLHKALELDPNFVDAWGVLADVYMDLGENEKAFEALDKALELEPRNSEVHCKLAMYYLSRGDIKGLRSEYELLKEMEPDVAAQIAELLP, from the coding sequence ATGAACGATAAAGAGCCCATCGCTCCGTTGACAGACGATCATGCCACCGCCCGTGAGGGGCAGTATCGGGAGGCGCTTGAACATATCGAGGCAGGAAAGTACCATCAGGCGATTGAGTTGCTTAATGTGCTTGCGGGACCAGCCTCAAGGGATGCGCGGATTCGCTATGCCCGCGCCGTGGCGCTGCTCTCGACCGGTCTTTACCGCCAGGCGGGCACTGATCTTGTCTTTACCGTCGTGCTCGACAGGGAGTTCCTTCCTGCGTATCGCCATCTCGGTTACGTGCTGCTTTCGATGGGAAAAGAGGAAGCAGCGATCAAGGTGCTACACAAAGCGCTCGAGCTGGATCCGAACTTTGTCGATGCCTGGGGCGTGCTTGCCGATGTCTATATGGATCTCGGGGAGAATGAAAAAGCGTTCGAGGCGCTCGACAAGGCGCTTGAACTTGAGCCACGGAACAGCGAGGTGCACTGCAAGCTGGCCATGTATTATCTGTCTCGAGGCGACATCAAGGGGTTGCGTAGCGAGTATGAGCTGCTCAAGGAGATGGAGCCCGATGTGGCTGCCCAGATTGCTGAGCTGCTGCCCTGA
- a CDS encoding ferrochelatase: MVAYPVRKRRYTVVLVTYGEVEKLSVRALWPSSRKIVEVVTRQIVQLPKLLIYMLADYRSAKHYLDWKLNRYRSRLVEINRKQTKGVADEFRRHPELAGESAVEVTDAYYFVPPFLEEVIEKAQGRSDGILVVPMIPVESAFSCGPACQMAGDLLGEGHLGLLRVVRGLWKDEELHRLYLDHLFESLGSIEKPGRKGLVLVIHGTIVRNRRGERPSVFTGLDETFEFYRIMRDKIMADPRNSFDEIKIGCLNHSRGGEWTPETVERAIAEFEQEGFESVAMFPFGYFADNSETDYESKKLLDHSSVAHKHYISCINDSPAFARWLASKIAGELGVLELQLRAFGADETQE, from the coding sequence ATGGTGGCTTACCCTGTGAGAAAACGGCGCTACACGGTGGTGCTGGTGACGTATGGAGAGGTTGAAAAGCTCTCGGTGCGCGCTCTCTGGCCGAGTTCCCGCAAGATTGTTGAGGTGGTGACCCGGCAGATCGTGCAGTTGCCGAAGCTGCTGATCTACATGCTTGCCGATTACCGTTCAGCCAAGCACTATCTCGACTGGAAGCTGAACCGCTACCGTTCACGGCTGGTTGAAATCAACCGTAAACAGACGAAGGGCGTGGCTGATGAGTTTCGGCGTCATCCGGAGCTTGCTGGCGAGAGTGCGGTCGAGGTGACTGATGCCTATTATTTCGTTCCGCCATTTCTGGAAGAGGTGATCGAAAAGGCGCAAGGCAGGTCTGACGGGATTCTGGTTGTGCCGATGATTCCGGTCGAGTCGGCGTTTTCCTGCGGTCCGGCCTGCCAGATGGCTGGCGATCTTTTGGGCGAGGGGCATCTCGGATTGCTCAGAGTTGTTCGCGGCCTCTGGAAAGATGAGGAGCTGCACCGCCTCTATCTCGATCATCTTTTCGAGTCGCTTGGCTCTATCGAAAAGCCTGGTCGGAAGGGACTGGTGCTGGTGATTCACGGTACGATCGTACGCAATCGCAGAGGAGAGCGTCCATCGGTGTTTACCGGCTTGGATGAGACCTTCGAGTTTTACCGGATCATGCGCGATAAAATTATGGCCGATCCGCGCAATTCGTTCGACGAGATCAAGATCGGTTGCCTGAACCACAGTCGGGGAGGCGAGTGGACGCCCGAGACGGTGGAACGCGCCATCGCCGAGTTCGAGCAGGAGGGATTCGAATCGGTTGCGATGTTTCCGTTCGGCTATTTCGCCGACAACAGCGAGACCGATTACGAGTCCAAAAAGTTGCTTGACCATTCAAGCGTTGCCCATAAACACTATATTTCGTGCATCAACGATTCTCCGGCATTCGCCAGGTGGCTGGCCTCCAAAATCGCTGGTGAACTCGGAGTGCTCGAACTCCAGCTTCGGGCGTTTGGTGCAGATGAAACCCAGGAATGA
- a CDS encoding HIT family protein — protein MQRMYSPWREVYMDSFKDEKHPKPEKGKSVFADIPPEQDEERYVLTRGEYCFAILNLYPYNCGHLMVIPYRQTPEFSDLDDKTMLEIMQISDLCMRALKITHKPQGFNFGANLGKVAGGSVDTHIHFHIVPRWEGDTNFMPVLGETKVLSNDLRRTYVQLKEAIDKLKSEQKAS, from the coding sequence ATGCAACGAATGTACTCCCCCTGGCGCGAAGTGTATATGGACTCGTTCAAGGATGAAAAACACCCGAAGCCGGAGAAAGGCAAGTCCGTCTTCGCCGATATTCCGCCGGAGCAGGATGAAGAGCGCTACGTGCTCACTCGTGGTGAGTACTGCTTCGCCATTCTGAATCTCTACCCGTACAACTGCGGGCACCTGATGGTCATTCCTTACCGCCAGACTCCGGAATTCAGCGATCTTGACGACAAGACGATGCTTGAAATCATGCAAATCTCCGACCTCTGCATGAGAGCGCTCAAAATCACCCACAAGCCGCAGGGATTCAACTTCGGCGCCAACCTCGGCAAGGTTGCGGGCGGCAGCGTCGATACGCACATCCACTTCCACATCGTGCCCCGCTGGGAGGGCGACACCAACTTCATGCCGGTGCTCGGTGAAACCAAGGTGCTCTCCAACGACCTGCGCAGAACCTACGTCCAGCTCAAAGAGGCCATCGACAAGCTCAAAAGCGAGCAGAAAGCTTCGTAA
- a CDS encoding class I SAM-dependent methyltransferase translates to MESAPCPLSGNREFTPLMQVPDRFNLSGKPWHLVRSKKSGLVMLDPRPDANEMAAHYPAESYDPFLNQTNSRSLRDRAYLALSDLLLAGKARLVMKELDKPARSAKVLEVGCSSGRLLLRLQKDFGIPTENLWGIEPDPNAASAARTAGLAHVTKTELPDTSIDCRFDRIVFWHALEHLHRIGENLDKARELLDARGQLIIALPNLDSDDARRYGRNWIALDAPRHLYHFTPETLEALLKKHGFSVIEIGKWLPDTVYNVWYSEKLDREVNGQPFGIGGLARAALRTTGSLFAGIDPKRASSIVVRAVRLKG, encoded by the coding sequence ATGGAATCGGCCCCCTGCCCCCTCTCCGGAAACCGGGAGTTCACCCCGCTGATGCAGGTTCCCGACCGATTCAACCTTTCCGGCAAACCGTGGCATCTTGTGCGCTCGAAGAAATCAGGCCTCGTCATGCTCGATCCCCGGCCCGATGCGAACGAAATGGCCGCACACTACCCCGCTGAATCCTACGACCCGTTCCTGAACCAAACCAACTCCCGTTCATTGCGCGACCGCGCCTATCTTGCGCTCAGCGATCTGCTGCTGGCCGGAAAAGCGAGACTGGTGATGAAAGAACTCGACAAGCCTGCCAGATCGGCAAAGGTGCTCGAAGTCGGCTGCTCGTCGGGCCGATTGCTGCTTCGGCTTCAGAAGGATTTCGGCATTCCGACGGAAAATCTCTGGGGAATCGAACCCGACCCCAACGCCGCCTCGGCAGCCCGAACCGCCGGACTCGCGCACGTCACGAAAACGGAATTACCGGACACCAGCATTGACTGCCGTTTCGACCGCATCGTCTTCTGGCACGCGCTCGAACACCTGCACCGGATTGGTGAAAATCTGGACAAAGCTCGAGAGCTTCTCGATGCGAGAGGCCAGCTTATCATCGCCTTGCCCAACCTCGACAGCGATGACGCACGCCGTTACGGACGAAACTGGATCGCCCTCGACGCCCCACGCCACCTCTACCACTTCACCCCTGAAACGTTGGAAGCGCTTCTCAAAAAACACGGATTTTCAGTGATCGAAATCGGCAAATGGCTGCCAGATACCGTTTACAACGTCTGGTACAGCGAAAAGCTGGATCGCGAAGTCAACGGGCAACCGTTCGGCATCGGCGGCCTCGCACGAGCCGCGCTTCGGACAACAGGCTCGCTTTTCGCAGGTATCGATCCGAAACGAGCATCGAGCATCGTCGTCCGCGCGGTCAGGCTGAAGGGATAA
- a CDS encoding TolC family protein has product MSLLRFFIPLFLTLCLAWPAFAETKPETEAEMPVGSEQPKAAPLVISLDDAVRIGLQHNRQLEIARLDKRMAGQKVRESWAEVLPHLSSSLTYTRTLKPSVIFLPSTIFGGTGGTQAIEISSDNSSVASLNLNQNIFKLSAFAGIKASGLVREISDESYRNTNAEVVTSIRRAYYDVLIAAENRKLVEQSIARWEQAQRDTDALFRQGVAADIDTLKAWLSVENLKPDLIRARHGESIAATKLKVVMGIEQDTPLALSDSLAFTEIPVPQGVAAAYREALDNRPDVRSLGLQVEAENEKVTAARSEGLPVLSAFGQLQAQTQFDDDTALDSTRWPVSSSVGLQLSVPIFSGFATSSRIEQAKINRLQQRTRYEDLKAQVRADVEVRLSNLIEARKRIDVQSKTIAVAERSYRITRLRLREGIGSRLELTDAELQLQTAKTNYLQAVYDYLIAATELEKSLGRINPPGQEM; this is encoded by the coding sequence ATGAGCCTGCTCAGATTTTTCATTCCTCTTTTTCTTACGCTTTGCCTGGCGTGGCCGGCCTTCGCCGAAACCAAGCCTGAAACTGAAGCTGAAATGCCCGTCGGATCGGAGCAGCCCAAAGCAGCGCCGCTTGTTATCAGTCTTGACGATGCCGTCCGGATCGGGTTGCAGCATAACCGGCAGCTTGAGATTGCGCGCCTGGACAAGCGGATGGCTGGGCAGAAGGTTCGGGAGTCGTGGGCCGAGGTTCTGCCGCATCTTTCGTCGAGTTTGACTTACACCCGCACGCTGAAGCCATCAGTGATCTTTTTGCCGTCAACCATTTTCGGTGGCACTGGAGGCACGCAGGCGATCGAGATCAGTTCAGACAACTCATCGGTTGCGTCGCTCAATCTCAACCAGAATATCTTCAAGCTCTCGGCTTTCGCGGGCATCAAGGCTTCCGGGCTGGTGCGCGAGATCAGCGACGAGTCGTATCGCAACACTAACGCCGAGGTGGTGACTTCGATCCGCCGGGCCTATTATGACGTGCTGATTGCAGCTGAAAACCGTAAGCTTGTCGAGCAGAGTATTGCCCGTTGGGAGCAGGCGCAGCGCGATACTGATGCCCTGTTCCGGCAGGGAGTTGCGGCCGACATCGATACGCTCAAGGCCTGGCTTTCAGTCGAGAACCTCAAGCCGGATCTGATTCGTGCGCGTCACGGAGAGTCCATCGCAGCCACGAAACTGAAGGTTGTCATGGGGATCGAGCAGGATACTCCGCTCGCGCTTTCCGACTCTTTGGCTTTTACTGAAATTCCTGTTCCGCAGGGAGTTGCTGCTGCGTATCGAGAGGCGCTCGATAATCGTCCCGACGTCAGAAGCCTGGGGCTTCAGGTCGAAGCGGAGAATGAAAAGGTAACCGCCGCACGCTCCGAGGGTTTGCCGGTGCTTAGCGCGTTTGGTCAGCTCCAGGCGCAGACTCAGTTTGATGACGACACCGCGCTTGATTCGACCCGCTGGCCGGTTTCATCCTCTGTGGGCTTGCAACTCAGCGTCCCTATTTTTTCAGGTTTCGCAACCAGCTCGCGGATCGAGCAGGCCAAGATCAATCGCTTGCAGCAGAGAACCCGGTACGAAGACCTGAAAGCGCAGGTCAGGGCCGACGTTGAGGTTCGCCTCTCGAACCTTATCGAGGCTCGCAAGCGCATCGACGTGCAGTCGAAAACCATCGCTGTCGCCGAGCGCAGCTACCGCATTACGCGTCTCCGCTTGCGTGAAGGTATCGGCTCACGACTGGAACTGACCGACGCCGAACTGCAATTGCAGACCGCCAAGACCAACTACCTGCAAGCGGTGTATGATTATCTGATCGCAGCGACTGAATTGGAGAAGTCTCTCGGCCGTATCAATCCTCCAGGGCAGGAGATGTGA
- a CDS encoding replication-associated recombination protein A — protein sequence MMPDEHAQSDLFGYSDPGRSSGKGSAFQPLAERVRPRSIDELFGQEHLVGPGGPVRSYLEQGRIPSMIFWGPPGSGKTTLAEICAGSLNYRFEQLSATDAGVKDVRRVLEVAQKSRSIDGRQMLLFIDEIHRFNKAQQDTLLHAIEQGLIVLIGATTENPSFEVNRALLSRMQVYILNPLSEAEVQRVVERAIGSDPQLAAAGVEVRDMEFLLAYAAGDARKALNALEAALSLAPLGTAPMVIDRKLLEQALQHRAPAYDKGGEAHYDTVSAFIKSMRGSDPDAALFWMAKMIDGGEDPKFIARRMVIFASEDIGNADPYALTLAVSVFHAVELIGLPEARINLAQGATYLASCPKSNASYQGINEALSEVKKGAANAVPPLYLRNAPTDLMKEIGYGKGYRYPHSFPGHFVDEHYFPEQMEPKAYYRPTGEGREKFIRERLEGLWKDRYGE from the coding sequence ATGATGCCGGACGAACACGCGCAATCCGACCTGTTCGGCTACTCCGATCCGGGCCGCTCGTCCGGCAAAGGGAGTGCGTTCCAGCCGCTGGCCGAGCGGGTGCGTCCGCGCTCGATCGACGAGCTGTTTGGCCAGGAGCATCTCGTTGGCCCCGGCGGGCCGGTCAGGAGCTACCTCGAACAGGGGCGGATTCCCTCGATGATCTTTTGGGGGCCGCCCGGCTCCGGCAAGACCACGCTTGCCGAAATCTGCGCCGGGTCGCTGAACTACCGCTTCGAGCAGCTCTCGGCGACCGACGCGGGCGTCAAGGATGTGCGCCGCGTGCTGGAAGTCGCGCAGAAAAGCCGCTCCATCGACGGGCGGCAGATGCTGCTCTTCATCGACGAAATCCACCGCTTCAACAAGGCGCAGCAGGATACGCTGCTTCACGCCATCGAGCAGGGCCTCATCGTGCTGATCGGCGCGACTACCGAGAATCCGTCGTTCGAGGTGAACCGCGCGCTGCTCTCCCGGATGCAGGTTTACATTCTCAATCCGCTGAGCGAAGCCGAGGTGCAGCGCGTTGTCGAGCGGGCCATCGGGAGCGATCCGCAGCTCGCCGCCGCCGGAGTCGAGGTGCGCGACATGGAGTTCCTGTTGGCCTACGCGGCGGGCGACGCGCGAAAGGCGCTCAACGCGCTCGAAGCCGCCCTGTCGCTCGCGCCGCTCGGGACCGCGCCGATGGTGATCGACCGCAAGCTGCTCGAACAGGCGCTCCAGCACCGCGCTCCGGCCTACGACAAAGGCGGTGAGGCGCATTACGACACGGTGTCGGCCTTCATCAAATCGATGCGCGGCTCCGACCCTGATGCGGCGCTCTTCTGGATGGCCAAAATGATCGACGGCGGCGAAGACCCGAAGTTCATCGCCCGCCGCATGGTGATTTTCGCCAGCGAGGACATCGGCAACGCGGACCCCTACGCGCTCACGCTCGCCGTTTCGGTGTTCCATGCCGTCGAACTGATCGGCCTGCCCGAAGCGCGGATCAACCTCGCCCAGGGCGCGACCTACCTGGCCTCGTGCCCGAAATCGAACGCGAGCTACCAGGGCATCAACGAGGCGCTGTCGGAGGTCAAAAAGGGCGCCGCCAACGCCGTGCCGCCGCTCTACCTTCGCAACGCCCCGACCGACCTGATGAAAGAGATCGGCTACGGCAAAGGCTACCGCTACCCGCATAGCTTCCCCGGCCACTTCGTCGATGAGCACTACTTCCCCGAACAGATGGAGCCAAAAGCCTACTACCGCCCCACCGGCGAAGGCCGCGAAAAGTTCATCCGCGAACGGCTGGAGGGGTTGTGGAAGGATCGGTACGGGGAGTGA
- a CDS encoding riboflavin synthase has protein sequence MFTGIVKDIGTVESAARQGSGMRLKVRYTSQAEFGDLCIDESVSIGGACQTVVATGPGWFEVDTVAETLKKTTLGSFRPGAKVNLERAVRPMDRLGGHFVLGHVDGVGRVSRIEEVGGSRMISVAFDSRFDAWIVSAGSIAIDGVSLTVASVEPGEFTVAIIPYTFANTTITGLAAGSEVNLEFDILGKYVARQHSAAAPPSQESSRITESWLSGQGFA, from the coding sequence ATGTTTACCGGAATCGTAAAGGATATTGGCACGGTCGAGAGCGCCGCGCGGCAGGGAAGCGGGATGCGGTTGAAGGTTCGTTACACTTCGCAGGCGGAGTTCGGCGACCTCTGCATCGATGAGAGCGTGAGCATCGGCGGCGCTTGCCAGACGGTTGTGGCGACGGGGCCGGGGTGGTTCGAGGTCGATACGGTGGCTGAAACGCTCAAGAAGACGACGCTCGGCTCGTTCCGTCCGGGTGCGAAGGTCAATCTCGAACGTGCCGTGCGGCCAATGGATCGGCTCGGCGGACACTTCGTTCTTGGCCACGTCGATGGCGTCGGGCGGGTTTCGCGCATCGAAGAGGTGGGCGGCAGCCGGATGATTTCGGTGGCGTTCGACTCGCGCTTCGACGCCTGGATCGTCTCCGCCGGTTCCATCGCCATCGACGGCGTGAGCCTCACCGTAGCGTCGGTCGAGCCGGGCGAGTTCACCGTGGCGATCATCCCCTACACCTTCGCCAACACCACCATCACCGGTCTCGCTGCCGGGAGTGAGGTGAACCTCGAATTCGACATTCTCGGCAAGTACGTCGCTCGGCAGCACTCCGCCGCTGCGCCGCCGTCGCAGGAGTCGAGCCGTATCACCGAATCGTGGCTCAGCGGCCAGGGGTTTGCATGA
- the tpx gene encoding thiol peroxidase encodes MATITLKGNSINTAGELPAVGSQLPAFTLVKSDLSEVTQADFAGKKVVLNIFPSLDTAVCAASVRRFNKEAGERGDTVVLCISADLPFAQGRFCTTEGLENVVSLSVFRSPEFGGDYGLTITDGPLKGLLSRAVIVADAAGKVLYTEQVPEIVQEPDYDKALAALA; translated from the coding sequence ATGGCAACAATTACCCTGAAAGGTAATTCCATCAATACTGCCGGTGAGCTTCCGGCAGTCGGCAGTCAGCTTCCTGCATTCACTCTTGTGAAAAGCGATCTGTCTGAAGTAACCCAGGCCGATTTTGCAGGCAAAAAGGTTGTGCTGAACATTTTTCCGAGCCTCGATACGGCTGTTTGCGCTGCATCGGTGAGGCGTTTCAACAAGGAAGCCGGTGAGCGCGGTGATACGGTTGTACTTTGCATCTCCGCCGATCTGCCGTTCGCGCAGGGCCGTTTCTGCACCACTGAGGGACTTGAAAATGTGGTGTCGCTTTCAGTATTCCGTTCGCCCGAGTTCGGTGGCGATTACGGCCTGACCATCACCGACGGCCCGCTGAAAGGCCTGCTTTCACGCGCGGTGATCGTCGCCGACGCCGCAGGCAAGGTGCTTTACACCGAACAGGTGCCCGAGATCGTGCAGGAGCCTGATTACGATAAAGCGCTTGCGGCGCTCGCCTGA
- a CDS encoding ABC transporter ATP-binding protein produces the protein MEHIFEFSNISAYRGGTRVFDGFNLTIRKGENTAILGPNGSGKTTLMKLISREIYPVHSEKSRMLVYGRNRWNVEELRSRLGIVSNDLQQEYGACARGRDVILSGYYSSIDVWPHQMFSADELEHAETLMGELGIEALAERPYGRMSTGQQRRFLLGRALVHEPEALLLDEPTSGLDIPATFHYLDTVRRLMRHGTQLILVTHHLHEIPPEISRVVFMRDGRVVADGGKQQLLTSGPVSELFECSVEVVERNGFYQVLPGSR, from the coding sequence GTGGAGCATATTTTTGAGTTCAGCAATATCAGCGCCTATCGGGGCGGCACCAGGGTATTCGATGGGTTTAACCTGACCATCCGCAAAGGAGAGAATACGGCTATTCTGGGGCCGAACGGGTCTGGGAAGACGACGCTGATGAAACTGATTTCCCGGGAGATTTATCCGGTGCATTCTGAAAAGAGCCGGATGCTGGTGTATGGGCGCAACCGGTGGAATGTGGAGGAGTTGCGTTCGCGGCTGGGGATTGTGTCCAATGACCTCCAGCAGGAGTACGGTGCTTGTGCGCGAGGGCGGGATGTGATTCTTTCGGGTTACTATTCGAGCATCGACGTGTGGCCGCATCAGATGTTCAGCGCCGATGAGCTGGAGCACGCCGAAACGTTGATGGGGGAGCTTGGCATTGAAGCGCTGGCCGAAAGGCCATACGGCAGGATGTCGACCGGGCAGCAGCGGCGCTTTCTTCTGGGTCGAGCACTCGTGCACGAGCCCGAAGCACTTTTGCTCGACGAACCGACCAGCGGCCTCGATATTCCAGCGACTTTCCACTACCTCGACACGGTCAGGCGGCTGATGCGTCATGGTACTCAGCTTATCCTCGTGACTCATCACCTGCACGAGATCCCGCCGGAAATCAGCCGGGTGGTGTTCATGCGAGACGGTCGGGTTGTAGCTGATGGAGGCAAACAACAATTGCTCACCTCCGGGCCAGTTTCGGAGCTGTTCGAGTGCAGCGTCGAGGTTGTCGAGCGAAACGGGTTTTATCAGGTGTTACCGGGGAGTCGTTGA